Proteins encoded within one genomic window of Mesobacillus subterraneus:
- a CDS encoding YfbU family protein, whose translation MFSYQNLDGEEKQKIEVEKLKFKGFDGNNETSYMTYARFFMHDMNRYKELWDNEKYPDYNTHWPVLGMYRKMLSVWESFDKKYSNDLTVEEILKITNV comes from the coding sequence ATTTTTTCTTATCAAAATTTAGATGGTGAAGAAAAACAAAAAATTGAAGTGGAAAAATTGAAATTCAAAGGATTCGATGGCAATAACGAAACGAGCTACATGACCTATGCAAGATTCTTTATGCATGATATGAATCGATACAAAGAACTTTGGGATAACGAGAAATATCCTGACTATAATACACACTGGCCAGTGTTGGGCATGTATAGAAAGATGCTTTCGGTCTGGGAAAGTTTTGATAAAAAATACAGCAACGATTTAACAGTTGAGGAGATATTGAAGATTACAAACGTGTAA